CGGCGGGAAGACGTTGTAATGCAGGTTGCCGTCGCCGACATGGCCGAAGCAGTTGATCCGGAAGTCCCCCAGTTCCGCCAGAGCCGGTCCGCCCCGCGCGATGAACTCGGGCAGGGCGTTCAGCGGCACGGCGATATCATGGCTGGAAATCGCGCCGATATGGCGGTTGGCTTCCGGGATCTGCTCGCGGCAGGCCCAGAAATCCGCGGCCTGCTGTTCGCTCTGCGCGACCATGCCGTCATCGACCAGCCCGGCCTCCAGCGCCTCGCCGAAAAGCGTCTCCAGCGCCGTGTCCGGGTCCTGCCCGGCGCCAAGGCCGATCTCGATCAGCACCGCCCATTCCGGCGGCTCGGGCCAGGGCTGGCGCACCTCGGGCATCGTCTCGGCCAGGAAGTCGAAGCCCATGCGGTGGATCAGTTCGAAGGCACTGATCTGCTCGCCCAACTGCCCGCGCGCCATCGACAACAGGTCCAGCGCCGCCTGCGGTCCCGCGACCGACAGGATCGTCACGCCGGTGGCGCCGGGCCGGGGGAACAGCTTCAGGCTGGCCGCCGTGATCAGCCCCAGCGTCCCCTCGGCACCCATCAGCAGGTGGCGCAGGTCGTAGCCGGTGTTGTCCTTGCGCAGCCGCTTCAGCCCGTGCCACAGCGTGCCGTCCGGCAGCACCGCTTCCAGCCCCAGCACCAGATCGCGCGCGTTGCCGTAGCGCAGCGTGTTCACCCCGCCCGCGTTGGTCGCCAGCAATCCTCCGATCCGTGCCGAGCCTTCCGAGCCAAGCGACAGCGGGAACAGCCGCCCGGCCTCTTCGGCGGCGGCCTGCACGTCGG
This region of Ponticoccus alexandrii genomic DNA includes:
- a CDS encoding FAD-binding oxidoreductase; the protein is MPLSPADDAFADNLAKTLPADTLRRAEPRYLEEPRGHWKGSAGWVALPRSADETARVVRACAEAGVGVVPYGGGTGLVGGQVSPDQPAPLVISLERMTRIRAVSAVENVLTVEAGAILTDVQAAAEEAGRLFPLSLGSEGSARIGGLLATNAGGVNTLRYGNARDLVLGLEAVLPDGTLWHGLKRLRKDNTGYDLRHLLMGAEGTLGLITAASLKLFPRPGATGVTILSVAGPQAALDLLSMARGQLGEQISAFELIHRMGFDFLAETMPEVRQPWPEPPEWAVLIEIGLGAGQDPDTALETLFGEALEAGLVDDGMVAQSEQQAADFWACREQIPEANRHIGAISSHDIAVPLNALPEFIARGGPALAELGDFRINCFGHVGDGNLHYNVFPPKGRKASEFREQREAIKTCVHDVVHALEGSVSAEHGIGRLKVGDLERYGDPAKLAAMRAIKVALDPAGIMNPGAVLRG